GAGTCGTAACCAGGCGGCGCCATTCCAAGTAACAGTACACCGCTCGTCGCAATCCACGACTGGGCCGTGGTCGTGTATCCGGCAATTCCGGTACGATGGCCACGCTTACCACGCCTGGAGCTTCACGCTGCGGATAGTCCGGGTGGAAGTTGCTCAAAGCATACGCTCGCTTTACTCTGGTGCCGGGTACGCTCAAGGCCAGCCGCTCGAAGTCCAATTCGTTCACGGCGCGAGTCGGAGGAGCGACGGCCAGCACAGCGGGGTCGGGGATCTGATCGAGCGTCTTACAGCCATATTGTTCACAGAGAGTCTGCAACCGTTCGTGTGCCCAGAGGATTTCGACGGCTCGTCCGATAGCCTGGTACGTCGTTTCGGCCGCTGCACCGCTTGTCGCCGGGCCGAGTAAGCTGGCGATGCGCGTTAGCTGCGATAGTGTAGTCGGCGGTAACATTGCCAGGACTGGAGGGTTGAGTGGCGTGTCAGCCAGCTCCAATATCGTATTTTTGGGTAAATTTCCCTGGGTGGTTTGCGTGATTTGATATATGGCTAGTACAGGCGAACCGGATTTAGGGGTACAGCCACGTTGACCATCACCGAAAACGATTTCCCCATTCGTTGGATCGAGTGTGTAATGTAGATCTGTTCGCTGGGAACTATCGAAATCAGTGCACCGTTCCCACGCTTGCCATTGCAGGTTGCCGGATGCCTCCGCCAATGTGAAGAGTTGTGTGCTGCCGGCTACGATTGGCGTTAGGTTCAGCTTTTGCCATGTTTCACCTGTACCCTCGTCTAAATGGACCAGTTCCAATGCAATCGCACCCGGATCAGTAACTGTCGGGCCACCATAGCTGAGAACGCGCACATGCGGCCAGGTTTGTGCGTTGGGATTGAAGGTCAGCTCTGTAATCGTCCCCGTTGCGTCCAGGGTAAACGTCAGGCGGGTGACATCTCCGGATGTCGGAAGCGGGCCGTTCACCACTGATCCGGCGGCGATGGGAAAACGCTGCCAGGCCGGAGTCGCCTGTTCCACCTCTACACTGTTCAGGCCGACCTCGGCGATACGTGGTGCGTAGTCGTAGGCGCCGTGGGCCAAACGGCATCGCAGATAGTACAACTCTTTTTCCGCCTCGCCGAGGGCAACGGCTTTCATCGCCGACGGCAGCACGAATCGCAGCGTGCCGTCGAGAGTAAGCGTGCGTGTGTCATCCATTACTTGCCCTGATTCCGGGACGAGGGCTTGCCAAGAGCCGCCACCGTCTGCGGCGAAGAACTCCCACGTCAATCTCACCGAGTGGTGAGGTGGAAGCGGCGTTCCATCCACGTTTCCCCGAGTCCTTCCCCAGAGATCGCAGGGGGTTCCCGGCCTGAGTTGGCGATAAGCCCATTCTTGAGCGACTACCTCCTCGAGGATGCGAAGGCGTTCTTCGAGGTCGGTTTTATCAACGGCGAAGCGAAATCCGAGCGATATGGATTTTCCGTGCGGAAGGTTTTCGTCGAAACCCAGGTAAAAGGCTGCGCCTGTCCTTGGATTTGATCCGAAGGGTGCAATGGGCGATCCGGCTCGTAAAATACGCCAGCGATCGCGTATCCCTGTATCGGATTCAACTTGGAACGCGGCGAGTTTACTGGTGACGACCGTCAGGTCGCGTCGTAGATAAAAAGGTACAGTTCCCTTTGTCCCCTGGTTTGCCTCGAACACCGTTCCGGCCGGCAGCGTGAATGGCGCTGTACCGCTGTCGGGTTCAAACTTCAGTAGTGCTTGTGCTGGATGGGGAGGTCTGGGAATTACGCCGATCAGCGACAGGAATTTGCGCAGGTGTCGCTCGGGTACCTGGCTGAGTCGGTAAATGCTCATTTCGGCCAGCCAGGCAAACAACTCCATTAGCGTTATGCCCGGATCGTGAACGTTGTGATCGGTCCAGGATGGCGCGAAGCGTGGAATGAGAGATCGGCTCTCCTCCACCAAATCGGCCCAGCGGCGATCGTCAAGGTTGGGTAGTGGAAGTGGCATGATTACCTCTCGCTCGACTCGGGTGCGGACAATCGAATGTGGATCGTTCCGGCAGCGACCAGACGATTCGTTGGGACGGGCACGTGTTCTCCCTGGTTGGTTCCCCCGATCGAAAAACTCAGCTCTTTGACGTAATCCACGCCTTCCAGCGCTTCCAACATCGCCGCCAGATCGGAGAGATACACGTCGCGTCCAAATGGCCAACCTGTACCGTCGGGTCCACCGCTGAGCGGGTGCAGGAAGGCCTTCAAAGTTGCGCGCACGCGTTGCTCCACGATGCCGGCTTCTTGTATGTCGCAGGGTGCCACGGTTGTGGTCACCCCGACAAGCAGATAGGTTGGATCGGCGACATGGATGCCGGCGATGCCCGCCGGAGCACGGGCGGCAAGATATCGCTTCACTCGCCGTTTGAGTTCGGCCGAAGGTTGGGGCTGTGCGGCTTTGCTGCGGGGGACGATGATCACGCTGACCCAGCCGCGGGCGTAATTGCCGCTGGCATCAGTCGTCGGTAATGCCCGGGCAAGTGCCACGCCGGGCGAAGCTTCCTTCGCCAGCGATTCATAATCCAATGCCGATACCGCCCGCCAGCGGTGCCGTACCGCTTCCGGCCCGCGGTATCGTACGGCGGCGAGCGTTTCACCATCCGCACCGCCCTCAGCTGCACGGGGGTTGAAAACGCTTTGCGCCGGGAAAGCCAGGCCAAGCAGCTGTTTGATCGCCCGCGTTTTTACGTTACCGGTTTTTCCACCACCGGCTTGATAACGGCGGGCCAAGATGTTGTTGGCGCCTGCAGGCGGGATCTTGCCCAGGTTTCCATCCCCGAAGATTAAACGTCCGCGTGCTTGTTCGATCATGCAGTGGCGGTCGTCGGAACCGGAGAAGTACAGGTGAGGACGTACTTGCCAGCTAACCCAAACTTCATTGACTCGATCCGTGCGCTTGTCTTTCACGGTACGTACATCGTCTTCGGTTAGTCCTTGTTTTTCGAGTTCTTCGATCAGGAGGGGCAGTTCAACGTGGGCTCGTGCGCCCGACAATTCCCGTACTTCGATCTGTGCTCCCGCTAGAACCGGTGCCTGTTTGAAGAAAAATACCTGATCGGCCTGCTCGTTGCTCGACCCCATCACTTCATCGGTGAACGTCTGCCGTTCTGTGGCCCAAACAGCGTTGAGGTACAGGCCGGAGAACTTGGCGAACGGTGGTTCACCATCTTCCTTGAGGCGGGCACGCACCCAGGTGCGGGGTGTACCGAAACGAGGTAGATCGGATAACTGAATCTGCCCGCCTGAATAGGTATTCCCCAATGGTACGGCGAGCTGGATCGTGCTGCCTTTTACCGAGTCGACGATGGCCATTTCACCCGTTTTGTTCTGCTTGAGATAGACCCGATCTCCCGCCTCAAAGCGGGCGGCTTCCAACGCCTCCGTGACGACCACCTGGGCGCCGCTGGCTTTGCTGATGGTCGCCTCGCGGGGCGTAACGGCTGAGGTCTCGGCGATGAACGATACCATGCCGGGACGAGTGAGGTCCGCCGTTTCGTCGGTGACGGTCAACTCCTGCCAGGCCAATCCGTCCCACATCTCCCAGGTCAGTAAAGGAGTGGCTGTTTCGCCCTTTTCGTCGGCGATGTCGCAATAGAGACCGATCACGTCCACCGGGAGGGGCTTATCGAATCCCAGGTAGAGCGCCGGTGTGCGGTCGGAGATCGGCCGGAAAGGGGTGAAGCTGCTCCCACCGAGTGGAGTCTTGCTGTGTTCCACGTACTGGAAGTCGTTGTAACACAAGCAATACTGTGGCGGACTTTTCGTGATTGGGGTGTAGCTGTAGCCCAAGGAGAAGGACTCGAGCATCGGGGGGCGCGCTTCGAGGATTGGCAAAGCGTTGGTGCGCTTCTCTTGCTGGTCGTACCAGCTGACGATGCGCAAACGATCGTAGCTGCCCTTCGCCAGGCGTACACGCATCCAGCGCGTGGTGACCCCGTCAACCTCCTTGGCGACCCAGTCACTGGGAACCGTGAAGCTGATTTTGTTGTTGCTGTCAGTATCAGCCTTGAAGTTGATCGCCGCCTTGTCCCCCTTTGCCGGTCCGAGCAGGGCCTCCCATTGACTGCCGTTCCAGTATTCCCATGCCAGTTGTGGTCCGGTCACCTCGAAGGTCTTGCCCGAAGTGCTTAAGACGGCGGTCGTCGGCCCCAGTTTGGAGAGTGCGGTTAAAATCTTATTGGCACTATCCACCTCGTCCTTGATGTCCTGAATGTCGAATGAGGGTAGTAACACGGCAACAGGTGTGTTCGCCAGATTCCAAACGATCGCGATGGCATCTTGGACGTTTTTTACAGCCTCTTGTACTTTCTTGATCCGATCAATCAGACTATCCGTCGAAGTCTGACTCACTAGTTTCTTCCTGGCGTCGTCTAATTCTTTGTTTCTAGATTTGAGTAATATTGCGGCGTTCGGATTAAGGGCGTTGTATAGTTGTTGCCCTGCATCGTAGGCTACCTTGGCGGCTTTATCAGCGGCGTCCTGCAAGTATTTACGCGCTGCATCGACGCTGGCCTCGAACTGCTTGCTCTTGGCGTCGGCCTCCGTCTCCGGGAGTTCGGCTTTGGTAAAAGATATGCTTACCTGAGCGCCAGGTTTTGAGAAAGCCTCCTCGCAGGAGAAATAGAAGACGGCGCCGGGGCGGGGAGCCTGGCCCAGTGGCAGGAAGGCTTTGGTCAGATCCAATGAAGTGCCCTCGGACATCGCTTGATCGGCCTCGAGACTCTTTTGGTCGATTTTCGAAAGCAGCTCGATCTTCTCCAACTGCGGTAAGGTCGCGTTCGTTGCGGGTGTTAGTGGCTTGCTGAGTCGGCCGCGTACCCAATAGGCGTTGACACCGTTAACCTTGGTTTTGGCGGATTTGTCCCCGGTATTTTTCTTGAGGGATACCTTGGTGACGTCCCCCGTGGTAGTGGAGGCTGTGACTGTGAGCGGCAGCCAGGATTTACCGTTCCAGTACTCCCAGACGACTTCAGGCCACTTGCCGGATTGACCAGAAGCCAGTTGGAGATCGATTTTGAGTGTTGCGGTACCTGCCAGGGCGCACAGCGTGTCGTGCGCCAGATATAAAATGTGGGGGACGGATTTCAACGAGGTAAATAAGGTGAAATCCCGTTCACCGGCGACGTCCGAACTATGGACGGCGTAGCTGTCTTTTGCCGGCCACAAGCTTATGACGTCGGTCAGTTTGGCGCCGGTCAGGCCAATAGCGCTTTCCGTCTCGAAGATCACGGGAGAGGCGGCGGCCGTTCCTGCGCTTGCGCCCAACCGCGTGCCGGCCGGCGCACGGCCGTCCTGGCTGTCGGTCGGAACCTCGAAAACGATGGGTGCGCGAGCGCCTTGCGCCGGGATCAGGCTGATCCCCAGCATATCGAGGAAGGCCAGCAGATTCTTGTCGGGCGCTTTGTTGAGACGCTGGATCACCGCCTGAATCATACGCGCGGTTGTGTGGATCAAAGCCCAGGGCGCACTTCCCTCTTGTACTTGCCACTCGGGAACGTAGGCGGGCAAATGTGAGAGCAGCTCTCGACTGAGGGACTCTGCATCGCGAGGATCGAGTTTGGGTGTAATCTGCTTACGCATTCTGCTGCCCTTCCGCCAGATAAAATGGATAGACCAGGTTGTAGAACGTGTTGGTGGTACGTACCCGATACTCGATGTTCACCAGCAGCTTGCCGTGTTCCTGTGTATCCGGCTTCACGCTTACACTCTGCAGATCGATGCGCGGTTCCCAGGTGATCAGTGCGGTTTCGACACGCTGTTCGATCAACGCCAGTGTCGTCGTGTTGATGGGCTCGAAGATGAAATCTTTCAGTCCGGCGCCGAAATCGGGCCGCATCACACGCTCTCCCGGGGACGTGCCCAGGACGATGCGGATTGCCTGGCGGATGTCGTCTTCGTAGGCCACCATGTTGATCGACCCGTCGCCGACCAACTTGAGGGGGAAGTTCCAGCCGATGCCGAGGAACTCCTTCTTCTGTCCATCCGTTGTTGGTGCCACGACTTAACCTCCAATCAACACATTGGACGATCCGCTGACGATCGCAGCGCCACAACCCGTCATGTCGCCCATGCGCGCAGCCGGTCTGCCGCCGATCATCACCGTTTTGCTCCCCGTGACGATCGGATTCGGTGGATGCGGCCCGGCGTTCGGCGGCATGGCGCAGATGTGGATATCGCCGACAACAGCGGCCGGCAAACTGTTGATGATGACGCTGGATACGCCCGGACCGGCGATGACGCCGGGATGATTGGTCGATTCCGCAATTCTGGCTGCTGGTGGCATTGATGTTTTTCCTCCGGTCAGTTGATTTTTACGGTGCCGGCTTTCACGGAACAGAGCTGACCGCCTTGAACTTGCACGCTGCTGCTGCCTTTGATGCTGATGTTTTTTCCCTCGATGGTGACGTCGGAAGCCTTGAGCGAGATTGAATTCTCGGCCTCGACGGAGATTTTATTGCCCTTGTCGTCGAGCGTTACCTTGGCGCCGCCTCCAGATGTCTCAAGTTCGATGCCTGAGGGATCGATGGTCACCTTGTGCCCGCCGCAGCTGGTAATCGTGATCGATTCGAGGGCATCATCGAGTTCTATTTCGTGTCCCTGCGGCGTGCGTACGATACGTTTGTTGACGGGATCCTGCAGGCCTGTCGCCGGCGGGGAATCCAAGCCATTCCACAGACTGCCCACGATGTACGCTTCTCGGATGTCGCCACGGTTGAACACCACGAGTACTTCGTCCTTTTCCTGGGGGATAAAGTAGGTGCCACGACCAGCTCCCGCCATTGGCACGGCGATGCGCGCCCAGGGTTCGAATTCCGGAACCGTGGGCAGATGTACCTGCACTCGTCCCTGGCCGGTGATGTCCTTGTTGCTGATTACCCAACCTACGCAGATATCGTAAGCGTGTTGCTTCACGCGCCCGTTGAATTGTGCTGAAGTGTTGATCAACCCGTTCAATGGATCGCTTCCTTCCGTAGTCTATGCAAGTGATTGTTCCTGCACGCGAACTGGAATCGCGCCTTGTGTGGGAAGTGGAATCGAGCCAAACCAGATCTCCTTGCGTACTTCGAAACTCGTGCGATATCCGCCGCCGTCGATCGTATGCGTGACGGAGGTCACCCGGTACAGACCACCGAATTCTTCTCCCAATCCTTCCAGGCGCAGAACGGATCCGACTCGAATGCGGGGATTGCCTATTGTGCTTCCCGAACCGGTGAGGCGCTGGTTGAGTTTGGGGATCAATCTGCCAAGGATCACACGCGGGGCAGAAGTGAGAGTTGCTGGTTCGTCGACGAGAGTGACCGTCGCCTCACTAGTGCTTACACCGGTGGAGACGCCGTAACCAGGTGAGATGGACAGATTCAGCGATTGGCGGTCCCAATCCCAGGAGGCGGTGATGGTGAATTCCATCTTGACGTCCGGTTGCCACAAACGCACACTGACCCCCGCGATCTGGCCGACGTTGCTGATGCGTGGAGTGAAGTCGATCAACGATCGCCCGTATTTCAATGTCACGTCTGCCGACAAGTGATCCAGGGGTGACATGAATTGCAGTTGATATCCGCCAAGCGCTCCGCTGTGGTCGACGAACATCTCCCAGCCCATATCACCAGAGATACGTTTGAGAAAATCAAAATCGCTTTCGCCGATTTGTTTCCGTATCAATCTTTGGGCTTGCTCGGGTTCTTTAACCGCGGCGATGGTATCGATGCCTCCGATCAACGCGGCCAGCGCCGCGCCGACAGGATCCACGATCGGTATCAAGCTGTTCTCCACCGCTACCATGTCGATCACGCCCGGGTAGTCGGGTATGGGGAAGTTCCCAAACGTCGGGACCGGGATGGCGAACCAGCGCACCCTGGCGCCTTTCTGCAGCCGGTGGAGACGGTCCTGTGCGGCGATGGTGAGAGTCGGCATACCGCCGCTGGGGAAGCTGGCGTCTTGACTCACGATCTCGCCGACGAAAATCTTTACCAGCGGATCGGGGGCATAGCCCATGTGGAGTTCCAGTTTGTTATCCAAAGCCAGCAGTTCGTGATCCAGCCAACGTAAATTCTCGTTGGCCAGGGAGAGTTCCACCCGGTCGGCACCCTCCAGGCCGCCCTGGTAGCTGATTGCTGTTATGGATGCGCGTAACAAGGCCGGAATCGTCTCGCCGCCGATTTTGAGTTGGAATTCGGGGGCAAAACGCGGATTGGCCATCAACTGTGGACCTCACCAGTTTGGGGATCGCGGAATGGCAGCTGCGGCAGGGTCAGGCGCGTCCCCACCGGGATGTTGCGCGGATTGAGGATTCCGTTAAACAAGGCGATGGGTCGCCAGAGTGAGGCGTCTCCATAGGCGCGGGCGGCGATTTCACTCAGCGTTTCGTTCTGCGAGACGACGTAGGTCTTGGAGAAATCACCCGTTTCGCGCTTGACTTCCTTTGCTTCCAATTCTGTGTTGCGAAACTCGTTGAAAGTGACCTGCAAGCGGGCGCGCACCGGGATGCCGTCCTCTTTGAACATGGTGAAACGCTGATTGGCACGGGCGAGGACGCAAGTGAAGGAGAGCGAGCCCCAGGTGAAGACCAGTACCGGCGGCGCATGGGTGCTCGGGTCGATGTCCATCAGGTCGGTGATTTTGCGGGTCAATTCCCGCACATCCTGTCCGGATTGGTTCAAGGTCATGCTGCCCTGCTTGTGTTGCTCGTAGGTGTCGAGGAACAGCTCCATTTCCAGCGTTTGCATTTGGCCGTGCACGAATTGCAGGATGGGAGCACTTAAGCCAGGCACGTCTGCCTGGGCGTAATTGACGTCCTTGTTGACGGTGTACTCCTCGGGGTTGAACATCACCGAGATACGCTCGCGTGTGACGGTGTTGGCGATCACGGCTTTCTCCAATGCCATAGTCAAGACCTCCCCATTCGTTCACGCTGGGCAACAATCCGCCGGTCGATGGTACGAATCACTTCATTCGCCAGATGGTTGACGTCAATGGGTTTACGAGGTGCGGAACGGAAATGATCACAGGTAGAAGGCTCTTTTCGCTGTAACGGACTGCCCTTTGTCGTTGAACCAGCGGGTGTTGTGCTCTCAACGGCGTCGGTATGCACTGGACGGCGAAGCACGCGGGGTAAAGGCGGATATGAGCGCTCGATCTGTGGTCTGGCGGAATCCCAATCACCGTTGGCTCGAGGCGGTACGAAGCCATCTTTTGTGGGCGTAACGGATGCCGTTCGAGTTTCGATGCGCTCGTGATGGATGACCGTCAGATTCGCAACCTTGTGCGGCTGAATTGTTATGCATGGGGAAAGCGTCAGTGCCAAGCGTGATTTCAGGATTACCGGCGATTGATGGTGGATGGATTGTATGCGCAACGTGCTGGATTGTCGTGCAAATATCAAGCCCACACGCGACCATCGACCAGGCATTTCTTGATAACGGCACGAGATTGATCGGAAGAATTCCAGCCCCCGATTGTATTGAAGATGTCTGCGTGGAAGACTGGCGAATCCGTCCGTTGCCGGTGAATCGCAGCGGTTTATTTTCGATTTTTTTGGTGATTGCACGTGTGACTTCATTCCCCATTCATCCGTCGATTGATATTCGAAATCTGTTCTACCCAGCGCCGGCGATCGCCGTGTTCCAGGTGCATGACATCGTCGTGCGGCCAATGGAAGTGGTAGGCGATAAAGGCTACCTCCTCGGAAAGTTGATCAAGGGGGTAGCCTAAGACCCCCCCAATGTTGACCGCTCCAATTCGAACGCGTGCTGGCACTGCGGACAGACCACCGGTAGATGGCCGTTGTCCAACTGGTTGATCTCGTTATAGAGGTCCTGCAGATAGGCAAGATCGGTTGCATACAGGTTCTCGATAACCTTGGGGTTGATGGACGACACACCTTCCAGATCGGTGATGACCCTGGAGAGCAGGATGATCACCAGGTAAGCTGGATTCTTGACCACGCGAGGATCTTTGAGCGGCAGGATCTCGTCCGCTGCCGTTGCCCGTCGCATAATGCCCTGGCGGTGCATGCTGCCCTCTTCATCCAGGTAACCGCAGGGCAGGCTGAACTCGAATTCGGTTTGGAACATCTTTTCCTCCACACTCGTTTGTGCTAGCTGCTGACGCGCTCGACTCCCTCATGCGCCAGTTCCAGGGTCTCGATGGCCACATCGGTGCCTTCGGCGTTGAAATCCGGGCCGTCGTATTTGGCCGGCCAGGCGTTGTAGAAATTCCAACGCACTTTCTCGTTGCCCTGTCGGTCCAGCAGGACGATCGAGCCGTTCACGCGCTTGGCCGAGGAATCGCCGTCGACCCATTGTTTGTGCCAGTCGTACAGTTCGGCATCGTCTGTGATTCCCCATTTGAGGGTGATGTTGGAGTATTTCACGGGCCCCGGAAGTTTGCGGAACGCCGCGTCTCCTCCTTCACGATGATCGATGACCTCGATGGAAGAGTCGAAACCGCTGCACTCCTGAAAATATGCCCGATTGATGCCATCGATTTCGACGGCGAAATTGAAATTGCCGTACGGATCTATCCGTTTTGCTGTTGCCATGATTCAGCTCCTTTTACGCTCACGACTCGCTGATCTCGGCGCCGCCGTCCCATAGGCCGATGCGCACGATGATGAACTCGGCCGGATAGGAAGGCCGCACGCCGATCTCGATATACAAGCGTCCCAATTTACGCGTGCTGTCCGGGTTCAACGCTTCATCGATGCGCACGTAGAAGGCCTTGTCGGCGCTCTCGCCAAACAGAGCCCCGCTGCGCCAGACTCGAGTGAGGAATTCCGAGATGGTGCGCTTGAGTTTGCCCCACAGTTCCAGGTTGTTGGGTTCGAACACCGCCCAGCGGATGCCCTCCTGGATCGACTCCTCGAGGTAGAGCATCAGCCGCCGGATGGGGACGTAAAGCCAGTCGGTGATGGTGGGATCGACGGTGGTGCGCGCGCCCCACACGGTCACCTGGCCGGAACCGGGGAAGATGCGCAGGACGTTGACGCCGGCCAGGTTGAGCGGTCCTTGCTGCCGGTCGCTGAGCAGGCGCTCCAGGCCCAGGACCCCGCGCACATCGGTGTTGGCCGGGGCCTTGTGTACTCCGCGCTCATCGTCGGTGCGGGCGTAGACGCCGGCCATGTGGCCCGAAGGAGGCACGTACATGGTACGCGCCTGCGCCCGGGTGCTGGTCGGATCGCGCACCTCCAGCCAGGGATAATACAGGGCGGCAAATCCGCGGGTCGACTGCACCTCCTGGCGCTGATCGCGTACGCTGTTCGTGCCGGAGGGCGGCATGTCTTTCTCCGAGTCCAGGATGGCAAATCGCTCCAGCATGGTCAGACAGTGGGTGATCATCGCTTTCTGGATCGTCTTGCGCTCGGGGTGGGCGGCGGCATCGGGGATGCAGATCAGGTTGACGTCGTCCACGTCGCGCAGCGCTTTCAAGCCGTCCTGGTATTCTACGGATGTGAGCCCGGAGGGTTGATCGTCCGCGCCACCGGCGAGATTGGTTGGGCCCGAGGGGCTGATCAAATACGCTTTGTATCCGCTTGCGCTGGGCGCCGTCGTCGGTTTTTTCAGCGCGACCAGCTTGGATTCGATCAAATCGGTGTTGAAGACGTAGCGCGGATGGTAGGGATTGAGCGACAGGTTCTCGAAGCGTTCCTCAGTGAGCGTGCTCGTGGTGGAGGTCGGCGGTGTGACGATCAGGCGGAACTCCTGGGGAATGAGGATCGGCGCGTCGACGGTCGCTTTTAGATTGAAGGTCTTGGCAATTTTAGGCGTCGACTCGAGCGTGACGAAACCGGCGCCATCCACGTTTTGGACGATGAGATATGCTTCGATCGTGTTGCCCGTGTTGTTGGCGTCATCGCCCTGCAGCAGCACGACCGTGCCAGGGTACAGGCCGGTGGCGTCCTCGACGCGGAATGTCGTCTGTCCGGGGATGATGTCGGCGATGCGGATGCCGTCGTTGGCCGCCGGCGCCACGGCCAGCTTTCGATCCAGGGTGAAGACGTAATTCGCCCCGGAGCTTTGCATGGAGCTGATCGTGGCCAGTTTGTTGTTGTGATCGATGACGTCGCCGGGCCGGAACTTGGCTGCGTCAGCGGCGCTGACGGTGATGGTGGTGTACTCCGTCCCGGAGGTACTGGTCGTCGTACTGCCTGCGATCACGGTGGCTTTCCCGGTGGACAAGACGCGGATGGATGTCAACGATAAAGCGGTCGCCGCGGCGGGGAGCATGTTGTACTTTTTTGTAGGCGCATTTTTCAAGGTCACAAGGTTGGTTGTGGGATCCACGCTCTTGATTGTGACTCGCTCGCTGATTGCCGTGCCTGGATTGTCGGCATCATCGCCGGAGAGAAGTGCAATGTCATCGCTGTTAAGACCTTCGGTGCTGTTCGTGCGCAAGGTTATCGTGGGCGTTAACACATCGGCAATTCGTAGTGTGTCGCCACTGGCTAATCCTGCGATTGCGGCCTTGAGCGTCAACTTGCTGCCTTGAATTTTCTCGATCTCTTT
Above is a genomic segment from Anaerolineales bacterium containing:
- a CDS encoding phage tail sheath subtilisin-like domain-containing protein gives rise to the protein MATKYATPGVYIEEVTGPGVIAGVGTSTPAFIGPALRGPLNEPCLITSFDEFIQYFGGTRAGRAWPYLFVDKKPYYMAFGVEGFFTNGGQECYIVRVGTAVQSNLSVKNDANEVAFTVQALQDGKDGDEITVESEQYVVQEIATGSAVLTAAPTGAGKIVTVDKPSQFRVGDFVAKATGDPGKEIEKIQGSKLTLKAAIAGLASGDTLRIADVLTPTITLRTNSTEGLNSDDIALLSGDDADNPGTAISERVTIKSVDPTTNLVTLKNAPTKKYNMLPAAATALSLTSIRVLSTGKATVIAGSTTTSTSGTEYTTITVSAADAAKFRPGDVIDHNNKLATISSMQSSGANYVFTLDRKLAVAPAANDGIRIADIIPGQTTFRVEDATGLYPGTVVLLQGDDANNTGNTIEAYLIVQNVDGAGFVTLESTPKIAKTFNLKATVDAPILIPQEFRLIVTPPTSTTSTLTEERFENLSLNPYHPRYVFNTDLIESKLVALKKPTTAPSASGYKAYLISPSGPTNLAGGADDQPSGLTSVEYQDGLKALRDVDDVNLICIPDAAAHPERKTIQKAMITHCLTMLERFAILDSEKDMPPSGTNSVRDQRQEVQSTRGFAALYYPWLEVRDPTSTRAQARTMYVPPSGHMAGVYARTDDERGVHKAPANTDVRGVLGLERLLSDRQQGPLNLAGVNVLRIFPGSGQVTVWGARTTVDPTITDWLYVPIRRLMLYLEESIQEGIRWAVFEPNNLELWGKLKRTISEFLTRVWRSGALFGESADKAFYVRIDEALNPDSTRKLGRLYIEIGVRPSYPAEFIIVRIGLWDGGAEISES